Proteins from a single region of Bdellovibrio svalbardensis:
- a CDS encoding coiled-coil domain-containing protein, producing the protein MSSISSSDRTRQDDKVRQTREEYENREAENAKRRNAEVKRLEGRHHEEIKNITDEYENRIAELKDRNRETLTDRDFNNNRKIDEVRQTYRESLRNKMEEAYNDREQQKASYEGTLAKQKQIGESQKENLVGQMTEESAKSSEKFSNAISENRAKAQETIKDNARRLNDAHEKEKTAIRQGNEDVMASKQRSANEMRKSYESRLKNSERQREADNSRWSQKLADTVVNDREEYSDNLNMKQMMMDEERGAIRDKFDNALAKKTAAIDEQNESFRDSVNGRLNSQVRSRDSQIQRLNSKLNNEMTKNERLRGIEKKNLVNAYEKRLDLVEDQREDAIVRMKELNDGRVDAINEKTQKLLQSADRENKSNANLTNARNHQERELLNQRHSDQVAQISNTAESRVQKIVDLTNKNEKNLGKYYADSLEQMADNYSERMDGQRERATNDQVALNKVMTERFRGMEASFNTKLENTVKNYENKINQLKENQERELKRIEGMYAQRLDERDKSGKMEKQSVEMKYEAKMAQLNESHQDQLDRMNRRHQEDMQNLSTKMSSYSRKA; encoded by the coding sequence ATGTCTTCTATTTCATCATCAGATCGTACACGTCAGGACGACAAAGTTCGTCAAACTCGCGAAGAGTATGAAAATCGCGAAGCAGAAAATGCCAAACGTCGCAATGCGGAAGTAAAGCGTTTGGAGGGGCGTCATCACGAAGAAATCAAGAATATCACTGATGAGTATGAAAATCGTATTGCGGAGCTTAAAGATCGCAATCGGGAGACATTGACGGATCGAGATTTCAATAACAATCGCAAGATTGATGAAGTTCGTCAGACCTATCGTGAGTCTCTGCGCAATAAAATGGAAGAAGCTTATAATGATCGTGAACAGCAAAAAGCTTCTTATGAAGGCACATTAGCCAAGCAAAAACAAATTGGTGAGTCGCAGAAAGAAAATCTTGTTGGTCAAATGACTGAGGAGTCGGCCAAGAGCAGTGAAAAATTCTCAAATGCGATCTCCGAAAATCGCGCCAAAGCCCAAGAGACTATCAAAGACAATGCGCGCAGATTGAATGATGCTCATGAGAAAGAAAAAACGGCGATTCGACAGGGGAATGAAGATGTCATGGCGTCGAAGCAACGTTCTGCAAATGAAATGCGTAAGTCTTACGAATCCCGTTTGAAGAATAGTGAGAGACAGCGCGAGGCCGATAACTCTCGTTGGTCGCAAAAGTTGGCAGATACAGTCGTTAATGACCGCGAAGAATATTCTGACAATTTGAATATGAAGCAGATGATGATGGATGAAGAGCGTGGCGCGATTCGTGACAAGTTCGATAATGCGCTTGCCAAGAAAACTGCTGCGATTGATGAGCAAAACGAATCATTCCGCGACTCAGTCAATGGGCGTCTGAACAGTCAGGTTCGTTCCCGTGATAGTCAAATTCAGAGATTGAATAGTAAATTGAATAATGAAATGACCAAAAATGAACGGCTTCGTGGCATTGAAAAGAAGAACTTGGTCAATGCCTATGAAAAACGCCTTGATTTGGTCGAAGATCAGCGTGAAGACGCCATTGTCCGCATGAAGGAACTAAATGACGGCCGTGTTGATGCGATCAATGAAAAGACTCAGAAGCTTCTTCAATCCGCCGATCGTGAAAATAAGTCCAATGCGAATTTGACGAATGCGCGCAATCATCAGGAGCGTGAGTTGTTAAATCAGCGACATTCGGACCAGGTGGCGCAAATTTCCAACACCGCTGAAAGTCGCGTACAAAAGATTGTGGATTTGACGAATAAAAATGAGAAAAATCTTGGAAAGTACTATGCGGATTCATTAGAGCAAATGGCTGATAACTATTCGGAGCGAATGGATGGTCAGCGCGAGCGAGCAACGAATGATCAGGTTGCTTTGAATAAAGTTATGACAGAACGCTTCCGTGGTATGGAGGCTTCATTTAATACGAAGCTCGAGAATACAGTTAAAAACTATGAAAATAAAATCAACCAGCTTAAGGAAAATCAAGAGCGGGAGTTGAAGCGTATTGAGGGCATGTATGCCCAGCGTTTGGATGAACGGGATAAATCGGGTAAAATGGAAAAACAATCCGTTGAGATGAAATATGAAGCCAAGATGGCTCAGCTCAACGAGTCGCATCAAGATCAGCTTGATAGAATGAATAGACGTCACCAGGAGGATATGCAAAACTTATCTACAAAGATGAGTTCATACTCTAGGAAGGCGTAG
- the pyk gene encoding pyruvate kinase, producing the protein MLADRRAKIVATIGPATRDEKNLEKAIKAGMNVARLNFSHGSHEDHLKVVHSLRKLSKELRAPVAILQDLQGPKIRVGKFENGSIEIKPGEKLVVTTAAVLGKPGLVPSDFKELPLACVPGTKILLDDGLMELKVLAVRGEELDVEVIYGGILKDRKGMNLPGVNLPVECMTEKDLTDLEFGIVNKVDYIALSFVRHARDIRKLREIIESRGSSAKIIAKIEMIEAIENLEEICRLSDAVMVARGDLAVEVGQSRLPGFQKRIISVCNQLGRPVITATQMLDSMVENPRPTRAEITDVANAVLDGTDALMLSAESASGKYPFKCIRTMHEIICEVETNEEKYYKLSLENEFLSAPAAIAASASLSALKLNATAIICLTTSGKTANIISGFRPKARVISVTQHMDVLNAMELNWGVQTHVIKPYKSMEDILVQVDQLLVTHGLAKTGDRVILTLGQPIAQGAKTNSIYVHTVGGESYSKLPDDQLPLRCQQDPEIY; encoded by the coding sequence ATGTTAGCAGATCGAAGAGCGAAAATTGTGGCCACGATTGGGCCAGCTACTCGTGATGAGAAAAACCTAGAAAAAGCAATTAAGGCGGGCATGAACGTGGCTCGCCTTAACTTTTCCCACGGGAGTCATGAGGACCACTTGAAAGTGGTTCACTCTCTCAGAAAATTATCTAAAGAGCTCAGAGCTCCGGTTGCGATCCTTCAGGATCTTCAGGGACCGAAAATTCGTGTTGGAAAATTTGAAAATGGCTCTATTGAGATCAAGCCTGGGGAAAAGTTGGTTGTTACAACTGCCGCAGTGCTTGGTAAGCCTGGATTGGTGCCCTCAGACTTTAAGGAATTACCGCTGGCTTGTGTGCCAGGGACTAAAATTCTTTTAGATGATGGTTTGATGGAACTTAAGGTTCTAGCTGTCCGTGGCGAAGAACTTGATGTGGAAGTTATTTATGGTGGAATTCTAAAAGACCGTAAAGGTATGAATCTTCCTGGGGTTAATCTTCCCGTGGAATGCATGACTGAAAAAGATCTTACAGATTTGGAATTCGGGATCGTGAACAAAGTGGATTATATCGCTTTGAGCTTTGTGCGACATGCACGTGATATTCGCAAGCTTCGCGAAATTATAGAGTCCCGCGGTTCCTCAGCTAAAATTATTGCGAAGATTGAAATGATCGAGGCTATCGAGAACCTTGAAGAAATCTGCCGCCTCAGTGATGCGGTCATGGTGGCGCGTGGAGATTTGGCTGTTGAAGTTGGACAAAGCCGATTGCCGGGCTTCCAGAAACGTATTATCTCAGTTTGCAATCAACTGGGGCGTCCGGTTATTACGGCGACTCAAATGCTGGATAGTATGGTTGAGAATCCTCGCCCAACCCGTGCAGAAATTACTGACGTGGCAAATGCCGTGTTGGATGGAACTGATGCCTTGATGCTCTCTGCGGAGTCTGCGAGCGGAAAATATCCATTTAAATGTATTCGCACGATGCATGAGATTATTTGCGAAGTCGAAACCAATGAAGAGAAATACTATAAATTGTCATTGGAAAATGAGTTCTTGAGTGCGCCAGCGGCTATTGCGGCGAGTGCCTCTTTGAGTGCTTTGAAGCTGAACGCAACCGCAATCATCTGTCTGACAACTTCAGGCAAAACGGCGAATATCATTTCAGGCTTCCGTCCGAAAGCTCGAGTTATCTCGGTGACTCAGCATATGGATGTTTTGAATGCGATGGAATTGAACTGGGGTGTGCAAACACATGTCATCAAGCCTTATAAGTCTATGGAAGACATCTTGGTGCAAGTTGACCAACTTCTTGTGACTCATGGTTTGGCGAAAACAGGGGATCGTGTGATTCTTACCTTGGGGCAGCCTATTGCTCAGGGTGCGAAGACCAATTCAATCTATGTACATACGGTGGGTGGAGAATCCTATTCGAAACTTCCTGATGATCAGTTGCCGTTGCGTTGCCAGCAAGATCCAGAGATATACTAG
- a CDS encoding response regulator codes for MTVTPNLKLIIVDDEQDVGLISELNFQTAIRDGSIDFHFFENAQKCLTYLDESPEKGQYLVITDINMPEISGFDLLEKIKKTHPNVEVFMMSAYDNMDYIKKSMTLGATGYFTKPVSYHNIKLRITQKYGIPL; via the coding sequence ATGACAGTAACCCCCAACCTCAAACTTATCATTGTGGATGATGAACAAGACGTTGGACTCATTAGCGAATTGAATTTCCAGACTGCAATTCGCGACGGCTCCATTGACTTTCATTTCTTTGAAAATGCTCAGAAATGTTTAACTTACTTGGATGAGTCGCCTGAAAAGGGACAATATCTGGTTATTACCGACATCAACATGCCGGAAATTTCCGGCTTTGATCTGCTTGAAAAAATAAAGAAAACTCATCCCAATGTAGAAGTTTTTATGATGAGTGCCTACGACAACATGGATTATATTAAAAAATCCATGACTCTCGGAGCGACAGGATATTTCACAAAGCCTGTTAGCTACCACAATATTAAACTCCGGATCACCCAGAAATATGGGATTCCCCTATAA
- a CDS encoding sensor histidine kinase: MDRESYHIVKALRNLSKVDQLLYGEDYIRELVQHIAQELNVKYVMVGHAIEPERTKIQTDFMWAEDHFTDNVIYELNGTPCVNVICGTRASCYVKDVAKIFPKDQMLTDLKIESYIGAPFLHTDGSLIGLLVIMDDREIENTETMTAVTEFFAARIGTEYRRIAFEDSLQRINEKLEQQVQERTNELRMAFKNLQRTQQQMISQEKLATIGRITFGIAHELKNPLNVIINSAEILEELEENELNPNHLRELSHMIHEHGERANSIITSMLKQARQDTESEPEIIDLSELINHSLDMCIRSLSDLNFKSKLTLQKNILPHIKVRVINPSSIERAFINIFDNSLYALRKKLNHSPKDSFKPELSVNLTTSDQSIDAVIRDNGTGISEKHLLNLFREFYTTKPPGEGTGLGLSIAKSTLTKNFGDISISSREGIFTEVNITLPLVPGLEEQP, translated from the coding sequence ATGGACAGAGAGAGCTATCATATTGTCAAAGCCCTGCGCAATCTTAGTAAGGTCGATCAGCTCCTGTACGGTGAAGACTACATTCGTGAGCTGGTTCAACATATTGCTCAAGAACTTAATGTTAAATACGTCATGGTCGGCCATGCCATTGAACCAGAGCGCACAAAAATTCAAACAGATTTCATGTGGGCGGAAGACCACTTCACAGACAATGTCATATACGAGCTTAACGGCACCCCCTGCGTCAACGTTATCTGTGGAACCAGAGCTAGCTGCTACGTCAAAGATGTCGCAAAGATCTTTCCCAAAGACCAAATGCTCACAGATCTGAAAATTGAATCCTATATTGGCGCACCTTTCTTACATACCGACGGCAGCCTGATTGGTTTGCTCGTGATCATGGATGATCGTGAAATTGAAAACACTGAAACCATGACCGCTGTCACTGAATTCTTTGCGGCTCGAATCGGCACCGAATATCGCCGAATCGCCTTCGAAGACTCCCTACAAAGAATCAATGAAAAACTCGAGCAACAAGTTCAAGAGCGGACCAATGAGCTCAGAATGGCTTTTAAAAACCTACAACGAACACAACAACAAATGATCTCTCAAGAAAAATTAGCCACCATCGGGCGAATTACATTTGGAATCGCTCACGAACTAAAAAATCCACTCAACGTCATTATAAACTCGGCTGAAATCCTTGAAGAACTTGAAGAAAACGAACTAAACCCCAACCACCTTCGAGAACTGTCTCATATGATCCATGAGCATGGCGAACGCGCCAACTCCATCATAACTTCCATGCTCAAACAAGCTCGGCAAGACACTGAATCTGAACCCGAAATTATTGATCTCTCTGAGCTCATCAACCATTCGCTCGATATGTGCATCAGATCTCTCAGTGACTTGAATTTCAAGTCAAAGCTGACCCTTCAGAAAAACATCCTCCCTCATATTAAAGTGAGGGTGATCAACCCATCGAGCATCGAACGAGCTTTTATAAATATTTTCGATAACTCTCTTTACGCTCTTCGAAAAAAACTGAATCATTCCCCCAAGGATTCCTTTAAACCGGAGCTTTCGGTGAACTTAACAACATCAGACCAGTCCATCGACGCTGTCATCCGAGACAACGGCACTGGTATCTCAGAAAAACATCTTCTCAATTTATTTCGTGAGTTTTATACAACCAAACCACCTGGCGAAGGAACCGGCCTGGGGCTATCAATTGCCAAATCCACACTCACAAAAAATTTTGGCGACATCAGTATTAGCAGTCGCGAGGGGATTTTTACAGAGGTAAACATCACCCTCCCTTTGGTGCCAGGCTTAGAGGAACAACCATGA
- a CDS encoding Crp/Fnr family transcriptional regulator, translated as MAEAKKIAKDSYLFREGDAPDAMYIVKSGTLAVTKTKGNSEVVLAEIQAGSMVGEMALFDKKPRSANVKALKETEVISLPYDSLNKQMNELPVWVRAIMKNLNENLREANKKIKILENSNPNEERFPPHITNKYLSILNLVCNKYGKTEDNNAVSISSVLLRNYTIQIFQEATNKMQSMVNVLTELGYLEQEDRGDGSQKITNLKPQELFSFVDWYNDWLFKQEKDRLPEMSDSEVKILSGILQFAKKAEPDRKGLYKVNLNDVQNDSMKETGNLIKVDDVNPLVEKKYLTEKIMDEQGVYILVELPYVEPLARNWSLVNNLKKKLR; from the coding sequence GTGGCAGAAGCAAAAAAAATCGCAAAAGACAGTTACTTATTCCGCGAAGGTGATGCGCCAGATGCGATGTATATCGTGAAATCGGGCACCCTTGCTGTCACTAAAACCAAAGGGAATTCCGAAGTCGTTCTCGCCGAAATACAAGCCGGCTCCATGGTTGGAGAAATGGCCTTGTTTGATAAAAAACCTCGCAGCGCAAATGTCAAAGCGCTGAAAGAGACTGAAGTCATCTCACTCCCCTATGATTCTTTAAACAAACAAATGAATGAGCTGCCTGTTTGGGTTCGCGCGATCATGAAGAACCTCAATGAGAATCTTCGCGAAGCTAACAAGAAAATTAAAATTCTTGAAAACTCCAATCCAAACGAAGAAAGATTTCCACCTCATATCACAAACAAATACCTCTCCATTCTCAATCTCGTTTGCAACAAGTATGGAAAAACTGAAGATAACAACGCGGTCAGCATTTCTTCCGTATTACTGCGCAACTACACCATTCAAATCTTCCAGGAAGCGACCAACAAAATGCAGAGCATGGTGAATGTTCTGACTGAATTGGGTTATTTAGAGCAAGAAGATCGTGGCGATGGCTCACAAAAAATTACCAATCTCAAGCCGCAGGAACTCTTCAGTTTTGTGGACTGGTATAATGATTGGCTTTTCAAGCAGGAAAAAGACCGCTTGCCTGAAATGAGCGATTCTGAGGTAAAAATCCTTAGCGGCATTTTGCAATTTGCGAAGAAGGCCGAACCAGACAGAAAAGGCCTATATAAAGTAAATCTTAACGACGTTCAAAACGACTCCATGAAGGAAACGGGAAACTTAATCAAGGTCGATGACGTCAATCCCTTAGTTGAGAAAAAATATCTCACTGAGAAGATTATGGACGAACAAGGCGTCTATATCCTGGTGGAACTCCCCTACGTAGAGCCACTGGCGCGCAACTGGTCCCTCGTAAATAATTTAAAGAAGAAATTAAGATAG
- a CDS encoding CoA transferase subunit B, giving the protein MPLTREQIAQRIAQEVEDGYCVNLGIGIPTLVANYIPSNKTVMLQSENGLLGMGPFPKESAVDPDLINAGKQTVTAAPGASFFSSADSFAMIRGGHVDLTVLGAMEVDEQGSIANWMVPGKMVKGMGGAMDLVAGARNVIVAMQHTDKEGNSKLRTKCTLPLTGIKCIKKIVSDFGVIEITPEGFVLKEYAPDLTPEKVLAATEGKMKIAPDCKAMTF; this is encoded by the coding sequence ATGCCATTAACTAGAGAACAAATTGCGCAAAGAATTGCCCAAGAAGTTGAAGATGGTTACTGCGTAAACCTCGGCATTGGCATTCCAACCTTGGTAGCAAACTACATTCCGAGCAATAAGACGGTTATGTTACAGAGTGAAAACGGACTTTTGGGCATGGGACCCTTCCCAAAAGAATCCGCTGTTGATCCTGATTTGATCAACGCCGGAAAACAAACTGTCACGGCAGCTCCTGGCGCCAGCTTCTTTTCAAGCGCAGACAGCTTTGCGATGATTCGCGGCGGTCATGTTGATTTGACTGTTTTGGGCGCTATGGAAGTTGACGAGCAAGGCTCTATCGCAAACTGGATGGTTCCCGGCAAAATGGTCAAAGGCATGGGCGGAGCCATGGATCTTGTCGCTGGGGCTCGCAATGTTATCGTGGCGATGCAACATACCGATAAAGAGGGAAATTCCAAACTTCGCACAAAGTGCACGCTGCCATTAACTGGAATCAAATGTATCAAAAAGATCGTCAGTGATTTTGGGGTGATTGAGATCACTCCTGAAGGCTTCGTTCTTAAAGAATACGCCCCAGATCTGACTCCGGAAAAGGTTCTCGCAGCCACAGAAGGCAAAATGAAAATTGCCCCTGACTGCAAAGCCATGACTTTCTAA
- a CDS encoding CoA transferase subunit A: MSKKVFKDAMSALTDVKDGMTLIVGGFGLCGIPENSIAALHEMGVKDLTCVSNNAGVDDFGLGLLLQKRQIKKMVSSYVGENALFEKLYMSGELQLEFCPQGTLAERIRAGGAGIAGFYTPTGVGTLVAEGKEIKNFDGRDYVLERGIVGDFALVKAWKGDKFGNLIFRKTARNFNPMAATAGKITVVEVEELVEIGELDPDQIHTPGVYVQRIFQGTNYQKRIEQRTVSKG; this comes from the coding sequence ATGAGTAAGAAAGTATTTAAAGACGCGATGTCTGCTCTGACCGACGTTAAAGACGGAATGACTTTGATCGTTGGCGGATTTGGACTTTGTGGCATCCCTGAAAACTCCATCGCAGCCTTGCATGAAATGGGCGTAAAAGATCTGACCTGCGTTTCAAATAACGCCGGCGTTGATGATTTTGGCTTGGGATTGCTTCTCCAAAAGCGTCAGATCAAAAAGATGGTTTCTTCTTATGTCGGCGAAAATGCTCTTTTTGAAAAGCTCTACATGAGCGGCGAGTTGCAATTGGAATTCTGCCCACAAGGAACTCTCGCTGAGCGCATTCGCGCTGGTGGCGCGGGGATCGCCGGATTCTACACACCAACAGGCGTGGGAACTTTGGTTGCTGAAGGAAAAGAAATCAAAAACTTCGATGGTCGCGACTATGTTCTTGAACGCGGCATCGTCGGTGACTTTGCTTTGGTCAAAGCCTGGAAAGGCGACAAATTCGGGAACCTCATTTTTAGAAAAACAGCTCGTAATTTCAATCCGATGGCCGCAACTGCTGGCAAAATCACTGTGGTTGAAGTTGAAGAATTGGTTGAAATTGGGGAATTGGATCCGGATCAAATCCATACGCCGGGAGTGTACGTACAACGCATTTTCCAAGGCACCAACTATCAAAAACGCATCGAACAACGTACCGTGAGCAAGGGGTAA
- a CDS encoding thiolase family protein codes for MENVVIVSSVRTPVASFQGGFGSVPAPKLGAAAIKEALNRANVSPNEVDEVIMGEVLTAGVGQAPARQAALFAGLGNNTPCLTINKVCGSGLKAVMLAADNIALGNTKVAVAGGQENMTLAPHLLENSRSGYRMGPTQMTDSMIKDGLWDPYNNFHMGNAAEICVKEHNFTRESQDAFAVDSYKKAQKAWADGVFKNEIVPVVVEGRKGAVTVDKDEEPFNTNFDKIPGLKPAFDKAGTITAANASKINDGGAAHVLMSESEATKRGLKPLAKIVAHGTFAHEPKYFTTAPVGAIKKALAKANLKIGDIDLWEINEAFAVVTQVAMKELEIPAAKVNVHGGAIAIGHPIGASGARILTTLVHALHTHNKRYGLATLCIGGGEAVALIIEKA; via the coding sequence ATGGAAAATGTAGTAATTGTCAGCAGCGTTAGAACCCCAGTGGCTTCTTTCCAAGGTGGATTTGGATCTGTACCTGCACCAAAGCTCGGTGCGGCAGCGATCAAGGAAGCTTTGAACCGCGCCAATGTTTCTCCGAATGAAGTTGATGAAGTGATCATGGGCGAGGTCCTGACTGCAGGTGTTGGACAAGCTCCCGCTCGTCAAGCAGCTCTTTTCGCCGGACTCGGCAACAACACTCCTTGTTTAACTATCAATAAAGTTTGCGGATCAGGCCTTAAAGCTGTGATGCTTGCAGCCGACAACATCGCCCTTGGTAACACCAAAGTTGCAGTGGCTGGCGGACAAGAGAACATGACTCTGGCGCCGCATTTACTTGAGAACTCTCGTTCTGGCTACCGTATGGGACCAACGCAAATGACAGACTCAATGATCAAAGACGGTCTTTGGGATCCGTACAACAATTTCCATATGGGAAATGCTGCAGAGATCTGCGTAAAAGAGCACAATTTCACAAGAGAATCACAAGATGCTTTTGCCGTTGATTCATACAAAAAAGCGCAAAAAGCGTGGGCTGATGGCGTATTCAAAAACGAAATCGTTCCTGTTGTGGTTGAAGGCCGCAAAGGCGCAGTGACTGTGGATAAAGACGAAGAGCCGTTCAATACGAACTTCGACAAAATCCCTGGCTTGAAGCCTGCTTTTGATAAAGCTGGAACCATCACTGCTGCGAACGCATCAAAAATCAATGATGGTGGCGCGGCTCACGTCTTGATGTCTGAAAGCGAAGCAACAAAGCGTGGATTGAAACCGCTTGCGAAAATCGTAGCACATGGAACTTTCGCACACGAACCTAAATACTTCACGACAGCCCCTGTGGGCGCGATCAAAAAAGCTTTGGCTAAAGCCAACTTGAAAATTGGTGATATTGATCTTTGGGAGATCAATGAAGCTTTCGCAGTCGTGACTCAAGTGGCGATGAAAGAGCTGGAAATCCCAGCAGCTAAAGTCAACGTTCACGGTGGCGCGATTGCTATCGGACATCCGATTGGAGCCTCTGGTGCACGTATTCTTACAACTTTGGTTCACGCCCTCCACACTCACAACAAGCGCTATGGTCTAGCGACTTTGTGTATTGGTGGCGGCGAAGCTGTCGCATTAATTATAGAAAAAGCGTAG
- a CDS encoding DUF4097 family beta strand repeat-containing protein yields the protein MPAISLVLVKLLLQPLFAASFAVPVQEGDRLILKGLEAQVQLVVIPGSNALKVSGVEETSGEGAYVVSKKDNIIEVRMNEYDGKKAWMNILPKANSQMRKIEISGAAVPTEIQLRGGSVVAQKWSKDLKVSITQGRVSSLNGVGSLQIYVQKGDVNVQDHTGRVNADAYAGSMTLKNIQGDVDASLFTGPLLVEKVRGFSSLASQIGPAKVVQGTGTLQFENGKGGLNIQGFQGRVDGQNQEGSVTVQMTLDSEIDIKSKAGRVQVQAPAASGASVNLFTVEGDIFVPNELRVNKLSSEKSVRGRLRGEGQRGSIFVRSQDGAIIVK from the coding sequence ATGCCAGCGATCAGCCTTGTTTTAGTAAAGCTTTTACTTCAGCCTCTTTTCGCGGCGTCATTTGCTGTGCCGGTGCAGGAGGGGGATCGTTTGATCCTCAAAGGACTTGAAGCGCAGGTGCAGTTGGTCGTTATTCCTGGCAGCAATGCATTGAAGGTGTCGGGCGTCGAAGAAACATCTGGAGAGGGCGCTTATGTCGTTTCCAAGAAAGACAATATCATTGAAGTGCGTATGAATGAATACGATGGCAAGAAGGCCTGGATGAATATCCTGCCGAAAGCGAACTCGCAAATGAGAAAAATTGAAATTTCAGGCGCGGCGGTTCCCACAGAGATTCAGTTACGAGGAGGCTCCGTTGTTGCTCAAAAATGGAGCAAAGATCTGAAGGTGAGTATCACTCAAGGGCGTGTTTCATCACTCAATGGGGTTGGCTCTTTGCAGATCTATGTGCAAAAGGGGGATGTGAATGTTCAGGACCACACGGGAAGAGTCAATGCAGATGCCTATGCTGGCAGCATGACGCTTAAAAACATTCAAGGCGACGTCGATGCTTCGTTATTTACAGGTCCTCTTTTGGTTGAAAAAGTGCGCGGCTTCAGCTCGTTGGCCAGTCAGATTGGACCCGCAAAAGTTGTTCAAGGAACAGGCACATTGCAGTTTGAAAATGGCAAAGGTGGCTTGAATATCCAGGGCTTTCAGGGGCGCGTGGATGGACAAAACCAAGAAGGCAGTGTGACTGTACAGATGACCTTGGATTCGGAAATTGACATCAAATCCAAAGCAGGTCGCGTGCAAGTTCAAGCGCCAGCGGCTTCGGGAGCAAGCGTCAATCTCTTCACTGTAGAGGGGGATATTTTCGTTCCCAATGAGCTGCGCGTAAATAAATTGAGCTCCGAAAAAAGTGTTCGGGGGCGTTTGCGCGGTGAGGGTCAGCGCGGAAGTATTTTTGTGCGCAGTCAAGATGGCGCAATAATCGTGAAATGA